The DNA region acttacttactttgttctcaagatatttgaaaggaattcaaactttgaaacaaatttatgcGTTAAAAAAGTATGTTGATACTAACGTTAGCctgaaaaacattgaaatttggtttaaaaacattccggAAAACTTCTTCTAGtatcgggagaaaaccgggaaaaaaccgggaaattgaaaatcgaaatctagtggccaccctgctttgggcacaatgcacattttgtgatgaaacatgttaacaatttaaagtttgacaaaaacctagtactacgttttgttcagaaactcatgccgaacattttgctacaaaaagctcatgaaaagatgatttctataaaaagttatataacatatactatcacaaaaatcaaaaaaggtgcaaaaacagtttgtacacctttcgaaaaatatctaaacatttttgagaattttgattatgtaagcattaagggatagcttattatcaaacatatatgcaaaaatgtgactgttacatttgATGTATCAACACtattggccaaatcaaatttctatcaatgtcaccccgggctatcaaagtcaccccagtttacggtactaggtttctgtcaaactttaaattgttttcatgtttcatcacaaagtGTGCCTTTtgggggtgtaaatactttttttacataatgtatatcaaaaaataaaataaaataaaaatagtgtttttttgcaaatcaaattttagtgacaaaaagttaacttaaaaatcacaaaaaataccgtgtatcactttttttcagtgtagtccttatccatacctacaactttgccgaagacaccaaatcgatcgaaaaattccttcaaatgttacaaatgtttttgaattttcatacatcatttttgtatggtcagctgccaaatttgtatggaaaattacatgaacaaactaatgaggaaaaatggcttctttgggcataccgaaggcaccaaaaaagtttcagccggattcaaaaatacaaaaattaaaattctttaaaaaaagaccgatttcgtagagaattgctttcaaacaaaatattcaaaaacaaattttgttctcaGAGAAACACTTTACTGACCTTTTTACCATTCGCCAAGCTGGTGGTCTTGTGCAAACAGGACGCACCGTACACACACAACATCTTAAATATCTTAATCTGCTTATCAGTTCATCCCGCCCATCATCGCGATGCCCATTGTTTCCTAGAGAGCGGCACCGTGTAACAACAAGCTCGCGTATTTGACGATCAAACATTTACCGTAGACCGTAGATTCAATTTCACACAGCGGCAGCatgtttttatcaaaatcatTCTGCGAATAAGCTAATTTCACCACAATGACCTACCTTGTCCTGTTCAGTAGCGAAACGGTAGCCCTACGAGAATGGACGGCAAAACGGTGGTGAAGTTTGGTTCTGCTGGTAAGCCCCCCTCGGAACCTAACCATGTACATTCAGGACACTTGTTCGTATTATAGATGGCACGGGCGATTCTGCGGCGAATTGTCCGAAGCGTGTCTCGTTCGAAGATGCCCTCACGCTGGCAAGTAAGTTCGATCTTAACTGATTCTATACGTACGGCCGAATGATCAAGTGTACGTCGTTCAACAGAATTTGGTCGCTTCAACTACGCGCTGATCGCGCTCGCCGGAACGGTGCTGGCCGCGGTCATGCTTGAGATGCTGAGCATCAGCTACGTGATCGCCGTGGCCGAGTGCGATCTGGAGCTCACGTCCGGTCAGAAAGGAATTCTTGGTGCGATGGCGCTGGCGGGAACGATCGCGGGTTCGCATCTGTGGGGATTCCTCGCGGATACGCTGGGTCGAAGGAAGGTGATCATACCGACCCTGTTGATGACCAACGCCGTATCATTCGCTTCCAGCATGATGACCAACTTTTGGATGATCACGATCTGTCGGTTTTTGACGGGGTTCTTGTAAGTGTTGATCGCGATCTTCGAGCTTGATCATTAacttgaactatttttttttagtatttgtgGAGCTTCAGCGTCAATCTACGCGTACCTCGGGGAGTTCCACAACCAACGCGATCGATCGCGAGCCATCATGGCGGCCTCCTTCGTACACTCGATCGGTTGTCCACTGCTTCCCGGACTGGCGTACGTCATCATCAACCAGAGCTGGGCCTTCACCATCCCCGTTCTCGACATTGTGTACCGTCCGTGGCGATTGTTTCTCGTTATCTGCGGACTTCCAGGTTTCATCAGCGCTCTCGCGCTGCTCAAGTTCCCCGAAAGCCCCAAATTCGACCTTAATCAGGGTAACGCCAAGCGAGCAACGGAAACTATCCAATGGATACATCGCTTCAACAACGGTAACGCAGAATCTCCCTTGCAAATCCAACTGATCCTCGGCGAAGCCGAGGTTCAGCCCTCTCGCGATCACTCCAAAGGAGTCAAAGCCGTACTGGAGCTGATCTGGAACCAAACAGCGCTGCTTTTCAAGCGACCCTACCTCCACAAAACGATCCTCATGTGCTTCCTCCAGTTCGGCACCTACATCACCGCCCATGGAATGTTTATGTTCTTCCCTGGGCTGCTCGATCAGCTGGTCAAAGCGCAGGAAGCCGGCATCGATCGGATCACCCTGTGCGACATTGTCTACGCGCACAACCCGCTCGAAGTATCGGGTCAATCGACCTGCACCCAGTCGCTATCGCTCGCCACGTACGGCTACTCGATAACGCTGGACATTATCTACGTGCTGGGCTTTCTGGTGATCGGGCTGCTGGTGAACGCCGTCGGCAGGTTGGCCATTTTGGTGTTTGTGTTCACGGGGTGCGGTGCTTGTGGAGTGCTGGCGATTCTCGTGGACATTCCGCTGCTTTCGGTGTGGCTGTACATCCTGATGATGATGAGTGGCTTCACTGTGAGCGTGGTCAGTGCCGTTACGGTGGATTTGTTTCCCACTAGCTTGAGGTGAGTGGGTTGAATTCAGTTCTTGTTGATCTTACTGACAAGTTTACTTTCAGAGCAATGGCGGTTGGAATCTCGCTGATGTGTGGCCGTATTGGGGGCGTTTTCGGCACGAACCTGGCCGGACTGCTGCTGGATAGCCAGTGCGAGCTGACGTTCGGCATTACGTGCTCTATTTTGCTGCTGTGCAGCGTGCTGTCGTTCTTCATCCCGAATATCAACAAAAAGGTTCAGCCTGAATCTAGTTAGGTCGGTGGTGTAATAAAAGAAACTAGTCAGACTGAAAATCCGTTAATCAGCTTGTAGAATCTCTAACCTGAATATATGTTATCAGATTTCCGATGACAATCTTCACATCTCTTCAAACCTTTCTTTAGCTTTAACCAGAAAACAGTTTTTGAAGTATGCAAGATTGCCAAGCAAATATTTCAATTGCTTATGCGTCCTATTCTCCAATTGAGTATAGGGCCACGTTGAAGGATTTCCACTGTTGACGGTTCTCTTCTTTCGCTTTCACATAGTGCCAGCTTATGGTCGCGTCAAAAGCACTGATTTCTTGGTGAAGGCTTCTTCGGATGTAGCCTCTTGGTCTGCTCCGACCACGTCATTGTTGCGGTTTTCAGCCCAGTGCTTTTCGGCAAATCTCATGCGCATCCATTCCATCTCTACTTGTGCTCCTAGATCTCGATGTGCAAGGGCCTAGACTGACACCGTCGTATCGACACCCTATTTCAAACCCACCAGGCACGAAAGATGTTGCGCAAGCGGCGTTTCGCAAAGAACTGCAGTTTTGACGTGTTCTGACTTGACCGATCTGGCGTTCGAGTTGAAGATCCGTTCTTATTTGGTTTGATCGCCCAAGGTGCGAAGATCTGAGAGAGCACTTTGGCCTGTTTGTTTCGCATGGATATGTGAAGCTTAGTACCGTGGTTGAGACGATCGAGAGTCTTCATAATCAACGATCACCAGGTGAAGAGAATCCGATTCGGGCGCCGTCTGCTGTCGTCGAAAAGTCTTGTCGACCTTCGATCCGATCATGTACAAGATCACATTGCAGAGAACTTCAGGATTATGCATAGCAGCATAATGCCACACCAGGTCCTCTTTCTTGGGAACTTTCACGATAAATACCGTGGCCATAAAGGACAACCGGGCAActaatcagtgtcttgtacagAGTCAGTTTCGTGACGCGTTGCAGctgtcaaggttttccgtaacCGAAAGTAGGCGCGATTAGCACAGTGTAATCGAGTCTGGATCTCTAgactggtgtcgttgtcggcagTTACTAGCGATTCCAAATAAACGAAATCGCTTTCCATTCACAGCTAAAAGGGTGAGTCTTGAGGAGCCGATGACCTCTCATGTGTTTCGTTTTCGTCGTACTGATGGCCAGTCCAATCCGTCATGCTTGCGTCTTCTTGTCGTTGGCATAAACAAGAAGCTGAACTGGCCTGTTGCAAAACGTGCCTCTCGTGTCGATAATCGAtcttcgcacaactccctcaaAGTCTTTGTTAAACAGCGCATGAGGATTTTCGATCTATTCCTGGCGCTATTCCGGAATTTGTAAATCTCAAAGCTTCTTCCAGCTCCCTCAGCGTAGGTGGACTAGAGTTCACCCAGTGGATTCGCCTTACGTTGGGCGGTTTATACTGAGTGATTGGGCGTGGATGCTAGATTTGAGCTGGTCAGTAACCCAATTTACCACTCTTGTTCTTCACCGGCGTTTTAAGGCGACCTTGCTGAACTTCCGCGATCTAAACCTGAACCACGATCATCTGACTTTCATGTAATAAACGCCGAACTTGTAggcccaccggattcggccTTTGCtaccttccgaatacttggcttgccgtagaggggtgtaccccatttggcataatggacatttggcataacgggtcttcaagaaggacgtttggcataatggacgtttggcataattggtccaagacatcagggacgtttggcataatagacatttggcataatggacgtttggcataactcgttcaaaaaccatcaaggacgtttggcataatggacgtttggcataactcgttcaaaaaccgtcaaggacgtttggcataatggacatttggcataatagacgtttgacataatttttgctagattttttgttttgttgaattagtatttatttttttgaaacaataataATTAATAGCTTTTTTCCCATTTCCTAAACAggtaattttactttaaaagatgatttttttttttcaagaaatcaagTATCTATTTTCATTCAATACATGTAATTCTTAATAAagctttaaatgcattttttcataaatttatttaaaaaaattagggaGTGTATATATTATaatattaagatttttctccttttgaaatactttgcagataatttttgtattatttttttcctttttttattttaaaatcaactaACAAAGAGATGTAAGTTTTGCCAGTCTTTAAATATTGTGCAAAAGAGATTTTATACTATTTTCCCTTTCCttccatttttaaattcaacctgAACAATGTATGTTCATTTTGCTCTTCTTTCAAGAAATcgcaattgatatttttaaagcaattttctcttcttttattttaaaactaaaagaagGTAAAATCTCACAAAAGATGTGtagattttgcttttttcaatattttgcaattattgttttttatgcaattttcccttctttaatattcaaccttaataagggatgtacatttttctttctttaaatatttggcaaatgagttgttatgaaattttctcttcttttattttaaatttaaattcaacttttagaagggaaaatctctcaaaaaataCGCTTTAAGTATTTGACAATTGAGtttgtttatgaaattttcccttcttttatataaaattcaacttatagAAGGAAAAATCTCTTTAAATATTCACATTTTGTCACTCTTCAAATGTTTGACAACcgcattatttttatgtttttcaactacctctattcaaaaaatcaatttaatcagcatttttttttgtgcaattgTCCCTTCTTCaagattagttttaaaaaaatataaaaagggaaaattgcataaacAACTTTATTGTGTGGCCAAGGCAGTTTAGTTATTGAGTTATTCTATTAAAGGTCCCTGGTTCAATTCCCGTAGacaacactttttgttttgaaggatgaactttttcttgaaatggACTCGAAGGCATAATTCTCTCGGTCATCTAGAACTGTGTTCTCTGTATCTGTAAATCTTACCGCTACTCTCGCGTCGGACAAGTGCTGCCCAGTTCTGAGTGTTCTTTAGattgatttcgaaaaaaaaagggaataatgtgaatttatttagggatttttccttcaagttaaattatgatcaaaagaaggaaaaattgcaATATAACAGCTCAATTGTCGAAGATTGCAAGAGGTTTTTTCATCTTTAAgttgaatttcatataaaagaagggaaaattttgttcaaaaaatattattgctaattatattgaaaggagaaaaatgtaaagctaacaagagatatgtccttctttaaactaaattttcaataaaaatattaaaatttcattaaaaaaaaattattatgaattattcaaaaagaaaacaatttacTATTGGGgaaaaatatagagatacctaatttttcgaaaaaaataatctattaaagttacataaaaaaggtaaataaacaaaacattttcagCCGTGAAAATGAGAAATAcgtataaaataaaacaaaaataaaatcaagtaATAATTATGcccaacgtccattatgccaaacgtccttgatggtttttgaacgagttatgccaaacgtccattatgccaaatgtctattatgccaaacgtccctgatgtcttggaccaattatgccaaacgtccttcttgaaaacccgttatgccaaatgtccattatgccaaatggggtacacccttcgtacatggtgcactttgtactTCGAGAAAGAGTTACTAGACCTTAAAGTCTTGTAGAGTCCATaataggcacgactaccggtgatgatacgcctccgaatttctctgctgcaatTGTTGTCTAACttaaccaacgatccgaggtacacaaacttcTCCACGAACGCGTccccgtcgatcgtcacgctcggtcctatgcgagccctaagggactcggttcctcctgccagcagatacttcgtcttcgtcaCGTTCACCTTCaatccgcttcccgcttcaattcggtgtacctcctagccacctcctcgaacgttgAAGTTCAcccgcctcataacaccttcaaaCCCAAAGTTGAAGCAGAGGTCGGAGATACCGTCGTCTTGGTTTAGtaccttgcgcgattcgatcgggtcggataTAGCACTcaaaatcttcacgctgcaccgtgccccgtccatcATTGATTTCAGTCtaatcagcttcccgggaaagccgttctcgtacatgatcttccatagctcttcgcgatcaaCCAGTTGTACGCAAAAATATTTGGTCCGTCGACGAATTCCCCTCCACGAAACCGGTCAAAGCGAGTAGCCATTCCTGAAATATAAATTACCAAAACACTACAAAATTTGAGACGCTTGGGACACTTTCTCTAGCAATGATAAAACACAAGCGGTTTGTTTTGTGAGATAATCCACAGCAGCTTTATCGCCTCCTCGGAACTTCACACTTGGAATTCAAGCGCTTGCGCGCGCGCTACTTTTCGTCTAACGTCTGAAACACTGTCCTTTTTTCGTTCTCTACCTTCTTTGCGCTCGATACA from Culex quinquefasciatus strain JHB chromosome 3, VPISU_Cqui_1.0_pri_paternal, whole genome shotgun sequence includes:
- the LOC6046665 gene encoding synaptic vesicle glycoprotein 2B; protein product: MDGKTVVKFGSADGTGDSAANCPKRVSFEDALTLAKFGRFNYALIALAGTVLAAVMLEMLSISYVIAVAECDLELTSGQKGILGAMALAGTIAGSHLWGFLADTLGRRKVIIPTLLMTNAVSFASSMMTNFWMITICRFLTGFFICGASASIYAYLGEFHNQRDRSRAIMAASFVHSIGCPLLPGLAYVIINQSWAFTIPVLDIVYRPWRLFLVICGLPGFISALALLKFPESPKFDLNQGNAKRATETIQWIHRFNNGNAESPLQIQLILGEAEVQPSRDHSKGVKAVLELIWNQTALLFKRPYLHKTILMCFLQFGTYITAHGMFMFFPGLLDQLVKAQEAGIDRITLCDIVYAHNPLEVSGQSTCTQSLSLATYGYSITLDIIYVLGFLVIGLLVNAVGRLAILVFVFTGCGACGVLAILVDIPLLSVWLYILMMMSGFTVSVVSAVTVDLFPTSLRAMAVGISLMCGRIGGVFGTNLAGLLLDSQCELTFGITCSILLLCSVLSFFIPNINKKVQPESS